The Alicyclobacillus vulcanalis DNA window TGCTGCCGCGCGACTGGCGCAGAAGTGGCGCCGCGTACTTCGCCATGAGAAACGGACCGCGCAGGTTCACGGCGAGGATGCGATCCCAGACGGCGGCCGGCAGTTCTTCTACGGGCACGCCCGGGAAGCCGAGGCCCGCGTTGTTCACGACGAGATCGATCCGCGAAAACGCCTGTTCCACCTCGCGCACGAGGGACTGCACGGACGGCTCCTCCGCGACGTCCGTCTGGATGAAGCGAGCCTGATGGCGGCCGTCCTGCGCGCGCATCTCCGACTCCGCCTCTCGGCCCGCTTCCTCGTCCACTTCGGCGATCACGACTTGCCACCCGTCCTCCCAGAATGCCTGCGCGATGGCACGGCCGATGCCCTGGCCTCCGCCTGTCACAATGGCCACGCGTGTGTCCAACGCGTTCACCTTCTTTCCACACTGGATTTCTCCTTCACGATAGCGCAGAATGAGATGCGATCAAAGAGAAGGATGGGTATGCGGAAACGATGCAGAGGGAGGGTACAGGCGACCGACGCGTCGCGGGAGGCGGCCAGTGTGCGGGCGTAGGGCAGGGCGATGCCCGGGCGGGCGAGCGAGGCTTTCCGGCGCGCCGCACCTCGCCCTCGGCTTAACGGCCTAGATAGGAGTAGAGAAGCCCCGCCGCCTGGCCCGGCGTGTAGACGATATAGAGGAGGATGAACACCACGAGCCCCGTGGCTGCGGTTACAAACCAGGTGACGAGCGTCCAGGGCGCAATCTTGCGGTGGCGCGAGAACCTGGCCCTGGATGCGTACACGAGCGTGATGATGCCGAGAATGGCCGCCACGGTGGCGAGCACCGAGTGAACTTGGAGGAAGCCGTAGTAGAACGGCCGCACGGACTTCGGGCCGCCAAACTCGTTGTCCCCGAGGAGCACGGTCTTCAAGGCGTAGATGATAAAGAACAGGGCTGCGAACGTCACGCCGCGGAGCATCCAGCGCCGGTGGACGCGCACGCGGTGCCGCCGAATCTGGATCCACCCGACGATGAAGCAGGCCACGCTGAGCAAGATGCAGGCCTCGTTGATGTACGAAAACACGATGGCCAACACGATTCTCACCTCTCAATTCTGCGCGTATTGTAGCACTCCCGGCTCGTACGCGCACGCTTGGTCCCCGCTCGGCGCGCGCATCTCTTGGCACGTGTCAGAGTTCGTTCGGAATCCATTTCAACCAGGATTCCCGTTCCGCAGGGGAGAATTCTTTAGCGATTTACAAATTCCCACGCGATCCGCGCGCTTTGGCACGGTGACAAGACACAGCGTGTAGCTCATAATCAAAACAGGAAGGTCATCAACACAAAGGGCGGTTTGTCAGATGTATGTGGTCCATTCCACGATTGAGGTTTCAAGCGACTGGTTGGACGATGTCGTGGCGCTGTACCAAGAGCGATCCCGCCTGGTCGACCGGTGGCCGGGCTTTATCTCCTTTGCGCTCTTGCAGAACGAACATCGCCCCAACGAGCTGACGATACAGTTGGTGTGGCAGTCGAAAACGCACTATCTCGCGTGGGCGAGGAGCGAGGACTTTCGGCGCGTGCACGAACGCGAGCGCGAACTTGCGGCACATGGGTTTCCGCATCCTCGGCCCGTGGTGCGCAAGTACGAGGTGGTGGCGACGTGATGGACGCGGCCGAGATGGAATGGGCGCGGTCCGTGGTGGAGTCGATGTACGCGGACCATCCGGAGCTCTACGACCGGTACGGCGAGCGCGGGCGCGAGAAGTGCCTGGAGGACAACCTCCATCACGTGCGCCACTTGCGCACGTGCTACGAGCTTCAGGACGCTCGGTTTTTTGTGGACTACGCGCGGTGGCTGGATGGCATCCTCAGGGCGCACGGCATGGAGACCGAGCACCTTTTGGACAACTTTCGCCGGATGCTCGACACCGTGGCTTCCGTTTCGTCGCTCAGCGCCGCAGAGCGAACATGGTACACGTCCTGCCTTCATCAAGCATGTGAGATGCTTCGTGTCAGACAGGAGGGATAGCGGTGTCCCCGCATCACGGATCAGGTCAGGGATCAGGTCAGGGGCCGCTCTTTGTCGTCGGGATCGGCGCGTCGGCGGGAGGGCTCGAAGCGTTGACGAGCCTGTTCGACAAGCTGGCGCCGGATACGGGCATGGCGTTCGTCGTGATTCAACACCTGTCCCCCAACTACCGCAGTTTCATGGCGGAGTTGTTGGGAGCGCATACGTCGATGCGCGTCGTGCCGGCCGAGGACGGGATGCCGCTTGAGCCCAACACGGTCTATCTCAATCCGCCGCGGAAGAACGTGTTCGTGTCCGAGGGCAGGCTGGTGGTCCAGGACTACCTCACGGTCAAGGGCGAGCTGCACCTGCCCATCGACGGTTGCCTCGAGTCCATCGCGGAGTACGCGGGCGAGAGGGCGGTGGGCGTCATCTTATCCGGCACGGGCAGCGACGGATCGCGCGGCATTCAGCGCGTGAAGCAGAAGGGCGGCCGCGTCTTCGTCCAGGACGAAACCGCCAAATTCGACGGCATGCCGAAGAGCGCCATCGCGACGGGTGCCGTCGATGCCGTCCTGCCGCCCGAGGGTATTGCGAGAGAACTGGAGCGGCTCGCGCACGGCGAGGAGAGAACGTGGGTGCCAATCCCTGTGCCTCCGGCGTCGGATCCCGAGGGCGGCGAAGATCTGTTGGACGACGCGGGCTATGAGGAGCTGCTCGAAATTCTCAAGTCCGCGACGGGCATCGATTACACCGTCTACAAGCGCGACGGCGTCATGCGGCGGTTGCGCCGGCGCATGGGCATCGAGAACATCTCGGACGTCCATCAGTATCTCGAGGCGCTGCGCCAGAATCCGCAGGCCGTGGAGGCGCTGCACAAGGACTTGCTCATCGGGGTCACCAGCTTCTTTCGGGACCCCCAGGCGTTTCAGGTCATCTTTCAAGAGGTCCTGCCGCAGATTTTCGCCAATCGCCAGGCCGAGCGAGAGGTTCGAGTCTGGGTGGCGGGCTGCTCGACGGGCGAAGAGGCGTATTCGCTCGCCATTCTCCTGCAGGAGTTCATGGAGTCGATAGGTCAAATTTACAACGTCAAGATCTTCGCCACGGATCTCGATCGCGACGCCATTACGTTTGCGTCGAACGGGGTGTACGGGCCCGAGGTTGAAAACCAGGTGTCACCGGAGCGGCTGCACCGGTTCTTCGTGCCGTCCGAGCGCGGCTACCGGGTGAAGCCCGAAATCCGCAAGATGATCATCTTTGCGCCGCACAACATCACGAAGGATCCGCCGTTCATCAACACGGATCTGATCTCGTGCCGCAACATGATCATCTACCTGCAGCGCGAGGTGCAGGAGAAGGTCCTGAGCCTCTTCCACTTCGCCCTGCACCCGAAGGGCTTTCTGTTTTTGGGGCCGAGCGAGAGCATCGGCCGCATGGCGAGCTCGTTTGTTCCGGTCAACACCAAGTGGAACATCTACCAACACCATGGGGCCGCTCACCCGAATCGGCGCCCCGTCGTGCCGCCCGTGACCATCCCGGTGAAGGCGAGCACCCTGCCCGCCTCGCACGCGGCGGAGCGCCGGTCCGAGGCCGAGGTCTGGACGCCCCCGCGGCACGCCGATCCACACGTGGACGAGCTGTACCGGGTGTTTGTTGAGGAACACTTTCCGCCCTGCGTCGTGATCGACGAGAAGAACGACGTCGTCTCCCTGCACGGCGACGTCAACCGCTACCTGTCGCTCTCGAGCGGCCGGCCGAGCAACAACATTCACAAAATGTTTCCGCCCTCCATCTCGGTGGCCATTGCGACGGGCGTGAGCAAGCTCAAGAAGGGCAGCCGCGAGGTCATTTACGATCGCGTCAAAGTGAACGATGCGCCCAACGCCCCCGCCGTCACGCTGGTCATCCGGCCGCTCTCCGAAAAGGTCGACCGGTTCCGGTCGCACGCGCTCGTTTTGTTCCGCGATCCTGAACCGATCGACGCGGCGGTGTATGCGGCGGACGACGTGGCCACAAGCGTGAGCCAGCGCGTGATCGAGCTGGAGCGCGAGCTCCAGATGTATCAGGAGAAGCTCCAGGTCACGGTCGAGGAGCTCGAGACGTCCAACGAGGAACTGCAGGCGACCAACGAGGAGATTGTCGCGGCGAACGAGGAGCTTCAGTCGACGAACGAGGAGCTGCACTCGGTCAACGAGGAACTCTTGACCATTAACGCCGAGTACCAGATGAATATCCAGCAGCTCACGGAGCTGACGAACGATCTCGACAACTTCCTGGCGAGCACGGAAATCGGCACGCTGTTTTTGGACCGCGATCTGAAAGTGAAGCGGTTCACGCCCGCCCTGACGAAGGAGTTCCACTTGCTCGACATCGACGTGGGCCGGCCCATCACGCACATCTCACACCGGCTCGAGTACGACGAGATGATCGACGACGCGAAGCGCGTGCTGGATCGCGGCCAGCCCGTGGAGCGCGAGGTGGCGTCGAAGAGCGGCGCCTGGTACGCGGTGCGCGTGCTTCCGTATCACACGCCGGACCAGGCGATCAAAGGCGTGGTGTTCACCTTCGTCGACATCACGAAAATCAAGAAGATGAACGAGGAGCTGCGCAAGCTGTCGTACGCGGTGGAACAGAGCCCGTCCATCGTCGTCATCACGGACCCCGAGGGGCGCATCGAGTACGTGAATCCGAAGTTTTGCGAGTGCACGGGGATGACGGCAGAGGAGGCGCTCGGCAGGCACCTTTGCGAGTTGAACGAGTGGGAGGACGAGACCGCGTCCTTCGACGAGGTGTGGCGCAAGCTGCAGGCCGGCGAGCGATGGTCCGGCGAGCTCCCGAGCCGGCGCAAGGACGGCACGCTCTACTGGGAGCAGCTCTCCATCGTCCCCGTCCTGGACGACGCAGGCCGCATCATTCACTACCTGAAAGTCGCGGAGGACGTGACCGAGTTCCGCTACACCGAGGAGCTGCTGCGCAAGTCGGAGATGCTGTCGGCCGTCGGGGAGCTAGCCGCCGGGATCGCCCACGAGATCCGCAATCCGCTGACGGCCCTGAAGGGGTTTACGAAGCTCATTCTGAGCGGATCGCACAGTGACTCGTACCTGGAGATCATGCGCGGGGAGCTCGATCGCATCGAGACCATCGTGAACGAGCTTTTGGTCTTGTCGAAGCCACAGGCGGTGCAGATCCAGCGCCGCAATCTCGCGGACATCCTGCGGGACGTCGTGATGCTGTTGGAGACGCAGGCGCTTCTGACGCACGTCGACATCGAGCTGCGCATGCCCGAGGAGCCCATCGAGCTGTTGTGCGTGGAGAACCAGCTCAAGCAGGTGTTCATCAACCTGTTGAAGAACGCCATCGAAGCCATGCCGAACGGCGGAACCATCGAGCTTTCGGTGGAGCGAGACGGCGATCACGTCGTGATCCGCGTCCGCGACGAAGGGGTGGGCATCCCGCAGGAGAAGTTGGCCAAACTGGGCGAGCCGTTTTACACCACCAAGGACAAGGGCACGGGTTTGGGGCTGATGGTGAGCTTCAAGATTGTGGAACAACACGGCGGGACCATCCGCTACGAGAGCAAGGAAGGGGAGGGGACGACGGTGACGGTGCGGTTGCCCATCGACATGAACGCGCGGGTCAAGTGCCCGCAGCCGGGCGACAGCGCTCCGCCTCAACGAACGGAGGACTCGGATCAGGGGGCCGTTCACGCGTGATGCGTTCGGTCAGGGCGGCGAGCCCGCCGCCCTGAGGCTGTATGGATGGTGAATCCCTCCAAGTGTGGTGAGTGGCGCGCGGATGGCGGGAAGCGTGGACAGCATCTGCGGCGCCGCGTGCGTGGCCCGGGAAACCGGGCCACTTGACGTCTGGCGGGAAAGTTCCCTCACACGTGATGGCGCACGAGGGTGAGCGGCGCGGCGGCGCGCCGCTGCTCTTCGGCGACGAGCGCCTGCAGGCTGTCGAGTTCCTTCAACACGAGTTCGGCATACACGCCTCTCCCGCGCTCGATGAGATCCGCGTGCACCAGGCTCATGAGCTCTTCAAGGGTGTGGATGGAATGCGTGATGTGCTCCCAGATGGTCGGCCTGGCGCTTGCGTCATCCCGCATGAGGGCATTCATGGCATGCCGCCGCGCCAAGCGCTTTTCGAGCCGCGAGACCGACTCCACCACCTCGTCGAGGCTCGACTGACGCGGGACGCACGTGATGTAGCCGCGCATTCCCTCCTCGCGATTGCGCCAACGTTGGTACACATCAAACAGCCCTATGCCGTTTTTGGTGAGAAAGTTCAGCTCCACTTTCATGCCGGACATCGCTGGGCGGACGAATCGCTTCAACTTGTCCCGGCTGCCCATATCGACCATGTCAAGAAGGCTTTCCGCTTCCAAGAAGGCCGCGCGCGCTGTCTCGGAAGATTCAACCACGGCGTACGCTTCCGTGATGGTCAGCGTGGGAATGGGAAGGTGGTCCATTTCGCTCATCTTTCTTTAGCTCCCCAGTGCGACGATGTTGGCATCGCGCGCGGCTGGTTCAACCACGCCTGCAGGTCCGTGATGTCCGCAATGATCAACGTCTTTGGCCCTACGTACGGTCGGAGGTCGTACATGCTGGCGAGTCGCCCTCCGACGACAATCTGCGGCCGATAGGCGAGCGACTCGAACGCGTGAATGTACGATTTCAATTTCGGCAGGTGATAGACAATCGTGACCGAAATGCCAATAATGTCCGGGTGCCACCGTAGCGCGGCAAGCCGGGCGTATTCCAGGGGAAGGTTCCTGCCGTACAGCCGCGTTTCGTAGCCTGACTCTTCGAATGCGGCCGCAACCATCTTCAGGCCGAGATCATGCTCCTCGCCTTCCACGCAGAAAAGCATCACTTTGCCGCGCGAAGGGCGCTCGGGCTCCTGCAAGTAGGTGTCGCGGTATCTGGCAACCAGCCGTTCGCAGATGGCGGATGCGAGGTGCTCGTCCGCAACAGAGATGGCGTTCATTTCCCAAAGCTGCCCTATCTGCACCATCGCATTTCGCAAGAGGACATCGAAAATGTAGGCGCTGTTGGCGCCACTTTGGGCGTTTGTTCGAACGACTTCCCACGCCCGCTCTTCATCCCCGTCGAGAAGGGCTTCCACCAGCTTGAGGACCTGATACTTCAAGCCGTTCACCTTCCCTCGTTGTGGCGAGCGTGTCCCGTCTTTGGACAAGCAACTGGCATTAGCATACGTCCGCGCCGGATCTCAGATCAATAGCGCATTTTGTCGAATGTGCCATCTGCGGCGAATGGCGCACGCCAGCGCAACGTTGGATAAGTGTGGGTCCGCTCGATGCCGATGGCTTGTCTGGATCTCCGCCCATCGCCGGCTTCCGCGAGGATTCAGAGCGGCCTCAGGTGGTTTTCAGCTGCCGTTCAGGGAGCCGAGGTAGGCTTGGCAGAGGTAGGCTTGGGCAGAGGAGGCGTGACGCATGGAGGCGCGTGACCCGATGAAGAAGACCACGACGCCGCCTGAACGGGCGCATGGGCGCCGCGGTCTGACCAAACAAATGGCCGTATTTGGCGCCGTGGGTGTGATGAACACGGCTGTGGACGCGCTGGCCTTCTTCGCGCTAGCAGCGTGGCTTCATGTCCCCTCCGCTGCCGCCCAAGTGGTATCCTATGCCTGTGGAATGGCGAACAGTTTCGTGTGGAACCGCGGTTTGACCTTTCGCGCCGGGGCGTTCCGCTGGTCGGAACTCGCCCGATTCGTCGCCGTGGGCGGCCTCTCCATGGTCCTTTCCGCCGCAGGCATGTGGGCGCTCGCGCGGGCGGATTGGCCGCTCGTCGCCGCGAAGGCCTTGGTGACCCTGGGCACGTTGTGCCTTAATTTTGTCGGATCGAAATGGTGGGTGTGGCGCCATGCCACTGGACAAGCAGACGCAGCTCTATGATCCGTCCAAGATTCGCATTCTCGTCGTGGACGACGAACCGAGCATTGTCAAGTTCCTCGAATTCGGTCTCCGGCGCGAAGGGTATGCCGTCCAGACGGCCGCTGACGGCGTCGAGGCCATCGCCAAGGCGCGGGACGCCATGCCGCACGTCTGCATTCTGGACGTGATGATGCCCGGACCAGACGGTTTTGAGGTTTGCAAGATGCTGAAGCGCATGGGCCATGTCGCGGTCATTTTGCTCACCGCGCGCGATGCCATTGACGATCGCGTCAAGGGGCTGATGGGCGGCGCCGACGACTACGTTGTCAAGCCGTTCAGCTTCGAGGAGCTCTTGGCGCGAATTCACGCGCGCGTGCGGAGTCAGTTTCCCCAGCTGCTTCAGCAGCAGGAGATTGGCCCATTCCTCATCGATGACGCGCGCAAGGAGATCGCGTTTCACGGCAACCCGCTGAAGCTCTCCTCGACCGAATATGAGCTTTTGCGCTACCTGGTGCAAAACCACGGGCTGGTGCTGAGCAAGGCCCAAATTCTCGACCACGTGTGGGGCTATGACTTCAACGGCCAGGACAACATCGTCGAAGTGTACATCAGCGCGCTGCGCGAGAAGCTCGGCGACAGGGACCGCACCCTGATTCGCACGCTGCGCGGCCAAGGCTACCG harbors:
- a CDS encoding glucose 1-dehydrogenase, with product MDTRVAIVTGGGQGIGRAIAQAFWEDGWQVVIAEVDEEAGREAESEMRAQDGRHQARFIQTDVAEEPSVQSLVREVEQAFSRIDLVVNNAGLGFPGVPVEELPAAVWDRILAVNLRGPFLMAKYAAPLLRQSRGSILNIASTRAFMSEPNTEPYSASKGGIVALTHALAVSLGPEVRVNAISPGWIEVSEWKKAALRTEPELRPIDHAQHPAGRVGRPQDIAEMCRFLASDRASFITGQNFVVDGGMTIKMIYAE
- a CDS encoding DUF420 domain-containing protein; the encoded protein is MLAIVFSYINEACILLSVACFIVGWIQIRRHRVRVHRRWMLRGVTFAALFFIIYALKTVLLGDNEFGGPKSVRPFYYGFLQVHSVLATVAAILGIITLVYASRARFSRHRKIAPWTLVTWFVTAATGLVVFILLYIVYTPGQAAGLLYSYLGR
- a CDS encoding antibiotic biosynthesis monooxygenase family protein — translated: MYVVHSTIEVSSDWLDDVVALYQERSRLVDRWPGFISFALLQNEHRPNELTIQLVWQSKTHYLAWARSEDFRRVHERERELAAHGFPHPRPVVRKYEVVAT
- a CDS encoding globin family protein, which produces MMDAAEMEWARSVVESMYADHPELYDRYGERGREKCLEDNLHHVRHLRTCYELQDARFFVDYARWLDGILRAHGMETEHLLDNFRRMLDTVASVSSLSAAERTWYTSCLHQACEMLRVRQEG
- a CDS encoding chemotaxis protein CheB — its product is MSPHHGSGQGSGQGPLFVVGIGASAGGLEALTSLFDKLAPDTGMAFVVIQHLSPNYRSFMAELLGAHTSMRVVPAEDGMPLEPNTVYLNPPRKNVFVSEGRLVVQDYLTVKGELHLPIDGCLESIAEYAGERAVGVILSGTGSDGSRGIQRVKQKGGRVFVQDETAKFDGMPKSAIATGAVDAVLPPEGIARELERLAHGEERTWVPIPVPPASDPEGGEDLLDDAGYEELLEILKSATGIDYTVYKRDGVMRRLRRRMGIENISDVHQYLEALRQNPQAVEALHKDLLIGVTSFFRDPQAFQVIFQEVLPQIFANRQAEREVRVWVAGCSTGEEAYSLAILLQEFMESIGQIYNVKIFATDLDRDAITFASNGVYGPEVENQVSPERLHRFFVPSERGYRVKPEIRKMIIFAPHNITKDPPFINTDLISCRNMIIYLQREVQEKVLSLFHFALHPKGFLFLGPSESIGRMASSFVPVNTKWNIYQHHGAAHPNRRPVVPPVTIPVKASTLPASHAAERRSEAEVWTPPRHADPHVDELYRVFVEEHFPPCVVIDEKNDVVSLHGDVNRYLSLSSGRPSNNIHKMFPPSISVAIATGVSKLKKGSREVIYDRVKVNDAPNAPAVTLVIRPLSEKVDRFRSHALVLFRDPEPIDAAVYAADDVATSVSQRVIELERELQMYQEKLQVTVEELETSNEELQATNEEIVAANEELQSTNEELHSVNEELLTINAEYQMNIQQLTELTNDLDNFLASTEIGTLFLDRDLKVKRFTPALTKEFHLLDIDVGRPITHISHRLEYDEMIDDAKRVLDRGQPVEREVASKSGAWYAVRVLPYHTPDQAIKGVVFTFVDITKIKKMNEELRKLSYAVEQSPSIVVITDPEGRIEYVNPKFCECTGMTAEEALGRHLCELNEWEDETASFDEVWRKLQAGERWSGELPSRRKDGTLYWEQLSIVPVLDDAGRIIHYLKVAEDVTEFRYTEELLRKSEMLSAVGELAAGIAHEIRNPLTALKGFTKLILSGSHSDSYLEIMRGELDRIETIVNELLVLSKPQAVQIQRRNLADILRDVVMLLETQALLTHVDIELRMPEEPIELLCVENQLKQVFINLLKNAIEAMPNGGTIELSVERDGDHVVIRVRDEGVGIPQEKLAKLGEPFYTTKDKGTGLGLMVSFKIVEQHGGTIRYESKEGEGTTVTVRLPIDMNARVKCPQPGDSAPPQRTEDSDQGAVHA
- a CDS encoding cobalamin B12-binding domain-containing protein → MKYQVLKLVEALLDGDEERAWEVVRTNAQSGANSAYIFDVLLRNAMVQIGQLWEMNAISVADEHLASAICERLVARYRDTYLQEPERPSRGKVMLFCVEGEEHDLGLKMVAAAFEESGYETRLYGRNLPLEYARLAALRWHPDIIGISVTIVYHLPKLKSYIHAFESLAYRPQIVVGGRLASMYDLRPYVGPKTLIIADITDLQAWLNQPRAMPTSSHWGAKER
- a CDS encoding GtrA family protein → MEARDPMKKTTTPPERAHGRRGLTKQMAVFGAVGVMNTAVDALAFFALAAWLHVPSAAAQVVSYACGMANSFVWNRGLTFRAGAFRWSELARFVAVGGLSMVLSAAGMWALARADWPLVAAKALVTLGTLCLNFVGSKWWVWRHATGQADAAL
- a CDS encoding response regulator transcription factor — protein: MPLDKQTQLYDPSKIRILVVDDEPSIVKFLEFGLRREGYAVQTAADGVEAIAKARDAMPHVCILDVMMPGPDGFEVCKMLKRMGHVAVILLTARDAIDDRVKGLMGGADDYVVKPFSFEELLARIHARVRSQFPQLLQQQEIGPFLIDDARKEIAFHGNPLKLSSTEYELLRYLVQNHGLVLSKAQILDHVWGYDFNGQDNIVEVYISALREKLGDRDRTLIRTLRGQGYRVDLP